AGCGACATACCGGAATTGATCGGGTTACCGGGACAGTGGCACTGGAGATATTCTACACTACCCAAGCGGTGGCTAACTTCCGGAAAAATATAACAACTGGAGAATTTCATCCTCAGCATCTATCTGGTGGAATGTGGCTGCGTGACGAGCACGCCGGTTTTCTTCGAACTCTATGCCAGGGAGATTCCTTGTTTGTGGGTGCCGATCGTACCCGGGGGCTGGGAGAGATTACTCTGGAACTGGAGGAGGCCTCTGCCCCCGAACTCGACCAGAACGCTTGGGGTGAATGGGACCAGGGCTTTAAAGATAAGTTTCATCGGGTTACAAGTCAAAACCTACCTGAAGGTCGTTATTTTAGCATCACCCTGGCTTCACCTGCCATTTTAGTGGATGAATTTCTTCGGCCCACTGCCAGGCTACCCTTAACATTTCCCGGGTTGGACCCGGAGCCTCTGGTGCAGGTGGCCAAAAGCCATTTGGTGCGCGGTTGGCAGTCTAGTTGGGGGCTGCCCAAACCCGATGACCTGGCCCTCAGTGCCGGAAGTGTTTTTCTATGGCGCTACCATGGTGATGACTTTCATGCCATGACAGCAGAGTTGCAACGGATTACCCAGGAAGGCATCGGACTGCGGCGGGAAGAGGGCTTCGGCCGCCTAACGGTATGTGAGTTGCTGAATGTGCGGGAGGTGATATGATGCCGCTCCCTTTGGAAAAAATGAAGGCGATAGATGTTTTTTTGGAAAGTATTTACCCTACATCTCAGTCTGTGGGAGAAGGTTTGGCCAAGTTGGTAAAAAAATCTCAGATACGCAACCTGGAAACTCTGGTGGCTTCCACCACACGGTTCTCCGAGATCATCAATTTCGTCAAAAACCAGGCAGGAAAGGAATCCGGCCATGAAAAGAAATGGCGTAAGGTGGCGCCGATAATACTTGGACAGCTTGACGAGCTAGAGGCGAAGGCCCATGCTCTGGGTCAAGGAGACAACACCATTATCATGGACATAAAACTCCGGTTGGCAAGGGGGTGGACCAAACAGGTGGTCGCTCACTACCTATACAAGAAGCAGGAAGACGGCGGAGACGAGTAGTAATGGACTTTGCAGAATATCTGCAGTCAGGAGGCTTTCTCCGGTTCGTAGATGAAACCTTACGCCAAAACGCCTGGGAACTGGTAGACCATTGCTTCCAAGTCCACCCAAAGCCCGTGGCAAAAGCCCAACTGTATGCAATACCTGCCATGCTTCAAGCGAATGGGGTAGTGGGACTTGAGGAGTTGGCAAAAAAACAGATAGTGAAAGAAACCAATAAAGTTAATCAGGAATTTTGGTATCTGGTGAGGGCCATCATAGACTCCACCGCAGAAGTTGACCTTGAGGACATTTTTTCCCTGCGCAGCCTAGTTTTCAGGGAATTGATGGATCAAGGAATGCTGTTGGACCCGGGGAGCCGTGCAAATAGAAAAATGAACCGGGAACGAGTCGATAAAGCTTTAGGCGATTCAGTGAATCCGTACTTTGAACATTTTGTCTGCCATTATTTATATCGGCGTCTGGAGCGGGAGTAAAACTATGGACCACAAGATATTGCGGCGGAAAGTGAGGATTAAGGGAACGCTCGCTTTTGATAACGCCTTCCATATCGGCTCTGGACGAGAAGGCGAACTGGGAACGTCAATGGGAGTCCTTCGGGACTTGGATGGTTGCCCAATACTGCCTGGATCATCCCTCAAAGGGAGTTTCCGGTCCGGGTGCGAGCGCCTGGCCCCTTACCTGAACCTCAAAACCTGTCTGCTGGACCGTTCATTATCAGGCGAAGACTGCGTGGGAGATGAAAGTTATCGCCGGAGGGTATTCCAAGCGTTCAAAGATCTTAAGGAAGAGGCTGACAAAGTGGCATGGCTGACTGACCATACCTGCGACATCTGTCGTCTTTTCGGCTCCCCCCTCCAGTCTTCCCGCATCTTTTTCAGCGATGGCCAGTTGATTGAGTGGGCCGGTACCACACAGATGCGTGACGGTGTCTGCATTGATCGGGATACAGAAACTGCTCGCCCTAAGCTTAAGTATGATTTTGAAGTGGTTCCTCCGGGAGCCCGGTTTGAAATCGTTATTGACCTCGAAAACCCAGAAGACCACGAATTGGCCCTGGTAGGGGCGGTGCTGGCAGAATGGCAATCTGGCATCCGCTTGGGAGGCTTTACTTCAAGGGGACTCGGTGGGGTACGGCTAGATAGTCTTGCTGTATTTGAATTGGACTATGGCAATTTGGAGCAGCTGCGTGGCTATCTGCTCCAGGGCGCCCTGACCGAGGCCCACTCCCTTTTAACCGACTGTCTGACAAACCGGTTGCAGCCCTGAGGAGTTAGCCATGCTCAAAAGGCTCATAAACCAAGCCATAATTCACCTTGAGATCACTCCCCGTGACCCTTTGTTAATCAAAAGCGGCCAGCCCACCCTTAGTGGCGCTAAATTAGCCTTTGTCCGGTCTTACCGCTTCCCGGAGTACCCCAAAGAGGGTTGGGCCTATCTCCCCGGTAGCTCTTTGAAAGGGGTTCTTCGATCTTTTG
The DNA window shown above is from Candidatus Diapherotrites archaeon and carries:
- a CDS encoding RAMP superfamily CRISPR-associated protein, with product MKHYRLTARLESPLAIQKARQSHASAGLDYLPGSSLRGALAAQLLRRGGRPEDAVFRALFIEDQVCFPNLLPTDDPRVTSQVLPLTVLTCKRRQGFRTQKGDGVEDSLALSAGNRLLANWNNPKAWDCKVCGQERIPFYGFWNGNVDAPWKYEVSMTFQRHTGIDRVTGTVALEIFYTTQAVANFRKNITTGEFHPQHLSGGMWLRDEHAGFLRTLCQGDSLFVGADRTRGLGEITLELEEASAPELDQNAWGEWDQGFKDKFHRVTSQNLPEGRYFSITLASPAILVDEFLRPTARLPLTFPGLDPEPLVQVAKSHLVRGWQSSWGLPKPDDLALSAGSVFLWRYHGDDFHAMTAELQRITQEGIGLRREEGFGRLTVCELLNVREVI
- the csx7 gene encoding CRISPR-associated RAMP protein Csx7, which produces MDHKILRRKVRIKGTLAFDNAFHIGSGREGELGTSMGVLRDLDGCPILPGSSLKGSFRSGCERLAPYLNLKTCLLDRSLSGEDCVGDESYRRRVFQAFKDLKEEADKVAWLTDHTCDICRLFGSPLQSSRIFFSDGQLIEWAGTTQMRDGVCIDRDTETARPKLKYDFEVVPPGARFEIVIDLENPEDHELALVGAVLAEWQSGIRLGGFTSRGLGGVRLDSLAVFELDYGNLEQLRGYLLQGALTEAHSLLTDCLTNRLQP